The sequence ACCATTTGAGGGGTTTTGCTCAATTCCGTCTGATAACAGGGCAGATATCCGCCATCCGGTCCAACTGAGTTTACCCCTTCTGCAGGAGGCGCGAAAACATTTATGGAATACTTTGAACCAGGCTCCAGATAGCTTTTCAGGTCTACTTCTCCGCCTGTAGTATGAATCCATCTGCCATTTACCTGAATGATATAATTACCCTTCTCCAGTTCCAGTTTCGCTCTCACAGACTTCAGCGGCCTTCTTCCGGTTATCCTTATGCCATCCGCCTTCTCAGAATTATACCACTTCAGCTTCACCCGCGACCCATTCTGTCTGAGAGTTCCTTTTTGGACTATTCCCGGATTGTAGTAGGGATCTGAAACCGCTTTACGGTAAGCAGCACATGATGGCAGACGTCTGATAAACTGGTGAGTCTTTCGATCTTCCAGCTCCAGCCCCAGCCCCCCGCGATCTCTGAACTGATACAGTGTCATAGCATGGAGCCAATCCGGTCTTTCTGTCTTGATCAGATCATAGACCTCTGCGATTTTCCTTGCCTGCCCATAATACCCGTCCACATCCGAATCAGCATTGATTTCCGGCAGAGTAAAGGGAAAAGAGTCACTTCCTCTGGATTTACAGATCTCCCGGTAATTGAATTTGACGTTTTCCCACCAGTCCTTAACAGATAATCTATTGTAAACACCTGGATCATCTCTGAACTTGTTGGGCCAGCCAAAATGCAGAGAGATGTATTTATCCAGCGCAAGGATGTCTGCGGTTCTGACAGCTCCCCCCAGTTCGCGTATCCCCAGATGCATCATCTCTACAGAATCCCATCCGTTTACACACAAGACAGTCTGCACAAGAGGAGCTTCCTCTTTAATGATATTGTGGAATTTGCAGAAAAAGTCGCTTACCTGTTTAAAACTGTAACGTTTGTTGTGCTGAAACCAGTTGCCGTTACACTCATGATTAATCCTGAAAAACACGCGCCCATAAGGCCTCAGGTCACGTGCAATGGCTCTGAGCCCTTTCACCGGCACTTTCAAGTCTATGGTAAGTGTGAAATTGATGTCCTGACCATATCTGCGCACATCACGAAACTGCCTGAAGACCTCAGCACCCTGAGAGCCTCCTTCTCCCCCCAGAAACACCTCATAATCATCATAGGGAAGATCCCATTGCCCCATCCCGGCTTTCCACTTTACCAATTCACTCGCGCGCTTTGGCCAGCCTTTGTCAAAGGGGTAATATGTAAACATGAGGTTTACAGCCCGGTGAGGCCGCTTAAGTACCTTGAAAATGTGTTTCATGGGAACATAGGAAGCTCGTTCACTTCCATTTGAGAGATCCGCACCGCATCTGGCAGGCGACAAAGAAATTTTGCGGAAATCCATTCTTTCCATTATTCTCCCTTAAACCAGTTCGTCAATGAATCCGCTCTCAATGTTGTATACGATGGCAGGGTAATGATGAAAAGAATATGACCTCAGGTGCAATAAAGTCATGAATGTTTAAATTTAGTATAGTTACACGGCAAAAAAAAGATTTTTCCTTGAAAATCTTCTTTCGTCCAGAATTTAAAAAGTTGATGAAGATTCAGGAAATCACAAAATTCTACTATTTGGATGACAAAGGCCAACTTCCTCTGGCTACTCCAATTACATTCGGTATTGCTGGTGCAACCACAGGAGAATAACCAGTACCAGTGTACATACCAGCGATTTCGACCCTCTTCTTTCTACTTACAACTGATAACTGAGCCTCTGAACCACCCTCAAGATACATTGCCCTTTCTATGTCCAGCGGAAGAGAAAGCAGTATGTTGGTCAGTTCATGCACAGTGTGCGGCAGAGCAACGTGTATCATTAAAATATGTCCTGATTTATCGGTAGCTATTGCTGCGATGCTCCATCTGGGAAGATTTTTGGCCCACACATTTTTTCCGGTGCAGGAAATCATGCGTATGCTCTGCACGAAAGAGCCATACCTGTCTTTCCAGATCTGAAAATCCTCGCACTGTCTGTCGATTATCTTTACAACCGGGATCCCGGCTGTTCTCCGGTCAAAGGCCAGAATCGTCTTATCGCCCGAAAGTCTGGGGTTATTTACAAATAATTGTGTTTTCAGAAGCGAGACACTGGTCCGGTAATCGGTCTGATACATCGCTGCATTAATTGCGGCCACAAGCCCTTCCTTCTCACACCATTGCATTGTTGAAAGAAGTTTCTCCTGCCCGGGAGCGGAAACACTCAGCACCCGAAGATGAAATCTGGAAGGATCAATTTTTAATATCCTTATACACGTGTTTACACTGTCAGGATAAAGAGGAGAGCGGAATATATTCCACTGAAGTCCAGGCTCCAGTTCATCCCAACCCATGATACTGCACACAGGAATGATTAAAGCCAGTAAGAAAAGTATCCGGTTCATAAGGCAAAAATAATTCATATCCCGGTAACTGTCACGAGGACTCGCCTGTTTGTCAAGCGATATCCGTTCCCCGAATCGGTGTCGGTATCGGAATTGATATCTTTCACCGCTTTTCAGCAGTTTCAATTCCGATGCCAAACCCGTAAGTTAAAAAAAAGGAACCGATACCAATCCTGGTACCGATTCCGATTCTTAAACTGAAAAGGGTTCTTTTCAGTTCTTAAAAGCTATCATAAAGGTGTATTGAGTCCGTTCATTTGTCAAAAGGTTCTTGCACTGCACGACAGCCATATAGGTTCCATTCCCTACCTTTCGTCCCTTCAGATTTCTGCCGTCCCAGGAGAACTGTACCTTGGTATCTCCCGGAGGATTCTTCTTGGGATCAGGTCTGAACACCACATTTCCAAGCGCGTCGTAGATCGATATCCTGGCCTCGACATTGACAAGATCCGCTATCTTCAATGTAGGATCAACAATGAAGACTATGGGTTTAGTTGAGTTGAACGGATTGGGGCCGACCTTGACATTGATCTTCATCTTTACCGGTCTGACACTTAATTTCACTCTCCTGTTCTCTGGATTCTTCTGCACAGTTCCTTGTGCATCCATTGTAACAGCGCCGCCAACATTTATCCAGACTGAGTCACTCGATGTCGGGCGGATCCCGCTCTCTATGGAGTCTACCACAAAGACAACCTGATCATTATGCTGGCTGAGAACTTTCAGATTCATCGTGTAGCCGGTAATTCCACTTACAATCTGATTCAGAAGCAGTGGAGTGTTGCCGTCTGTTACCGCGATATTCTCGCTGTAGATAACCTTGATAGTATCTTTTGCAAAACTGTTCTCATCCAGCATGTCACCCGGACAGTAATTGGCGCTCTTTATTACCGGAGCAGCCCTGTCCTTTACATCTTTACTCTTTTCCTCACCAGGGAAATTGCTATATGTCACCTCAACATGCATCACTCCGGAAGTTCTTGGTTCCGGGAAGCTGAAAACTCCGCTGAGATCCACCCGGACAACGCTGCTGTCACCGTCAACATAGCTGAATCTCTCATTTCCCAGCTCAGGTGATCCGGTACCGTCAAAAGTAAATTCCATTACCGTTGACGACAGGTTTACAGCAGCACTGAAATGGATTATCGCCTCGTCCACAAACCCATCCGGATGGACATCCGCGTAAAAAGCCGAGTCTATTTCCGGAGGAACGAGTCTCAACTGAATTACTACGGGCCGGTTCTCAGGGTGCGCCCTGTTGCCGTAGACGTCAACTGTGTTCCCCTGAGAATTGATTCGTAAAGAATCCAATGGATTTATCTTGTAAGATGCACTCTCCTCGACCACGATTCTAATCGTATCTCCAAGTGCCACCGCCCCCAGAATATTGATCGCGACTTCTC comes from Fibrobacter sp. and encodes:
- a CDS encoding phosphodiester glycosidase family protein, which translates into the protein MNRILFLLALIIPVCSIMGWDELEPGLQWNIFRSPLYPDSVNTCIRILKIDPSRFHLRVLSVSAPGQEKLLSTMQWCEKEGLVAAINAAMYQTDYRTSVSLLKTQLFVNNPRLSGDKTILAFDRRTAGIPVVKIIDRQCEDFQIWKDRYGSFVQSIRMISCTGKNVWAKNLPRWSIAAIATDKSGHILMIHVALPHTVHELTNILLSLPLDIERAMYLEGGSEAQLSVVSRKKRVEIAGMYTGTGYSPVVAPAIPNVIGVARGSWPLSSK